In one Fluviispira vulneris genomic region, the following are encoded:
- a CDS encoding tetratricopeptide repeat protein, producing MTKMSDLSLDMSFLIVDHSDSFRDIISMGLKSLGFKNIIKSPSAHIAYANLITRKIDFVICELNLDAMDGIELLKEIREDKKIGFMPFLMMSTEISKEQIAMLAEYEIDGFIKKPFTFQMLVEKIPVCFNHYNDPKNKEYLFSQAKSLLADKKYQQAFNIYESLLKSYPQSARACIGLSRCYRSFDNFESAEYFCRKAIDNNNQYVQGFDEMANICMDRNMIDQAIYFYKRAVFLSPKNPLRYEAITNSLIEKQRFKEAEEFLDDATNSGIDYQSIYEQYARSLFYQRKLEKAVMYFDKALENSENRISLLNLMGICYKDLNRFDEAIKYYDIAIREDPKDTKVLFNKALCYIDMNEFAKAKKICQMIIKIEPNHEKANRKIRELDAKMK from the coding sequence ATGACAAAAATGAGTGATTTATCTTTAGATATGTCATTTCTCATAGTAGATCATAGTGATTCATTTCGCGATATTATTTCAATGGGTTTGAAATCTTTAGGTTTTAAAAATATCATTAAATCCCCTTCTGCGCATATTGCTTATGCGAATCTAATAACAAGAAAAATCGATTTCGTAATCTGTGAATTAAATCTTGATGCAATGGATGGTATTGAATTGCTAAAAGAAATAAGGGAAGATAAAAAAATCGGATTTATGCCATTTTTAATGATGAGCACTGAGATTTCAAAAGAACAAATTGCCATGCTTGCTGAATATGAAATAGATGGTTTCATAAAGAAACCATTTACCTTTCAAATGTTGGTTGAAAAAATTCCCGTTTGCTTCAATCATTACAATGATCCTAAGAATAAAGAATATCTTTTTTCTCAAGCAAAAAGTTTATTGGCTGATAAGAAGTATCAACAGGCATTCAATATTTATGAATCTCTCTTAAAGTCATATCCACAGTCTGCACGGGCTTGTATAGGTCTTTCGCGCTGCTACCGAAGTTTTGATAACTTTGAAAGTGCCGAGTATTTTTGCCGTAAGGCAATTGATAATAACAATCAATATGTCCAAGGTTTTGATGAAATGGCAAATATTTGTATGGATCGAAATATGATAGATCAAGCGATTTATTTTTATAAAAGAGCGGTTTTTCTGAGCCCAAAAAACCCTCTTCGCTATGAAGCTATAACGAATTCCTTAATTGAAAAGCAAAGGTTTAAAGAAGCAGAAGAGTTTTTAGATGATGCAACAAATTCAGGAATTGATTACCAAAGTATATATGAGCAGTATGCAAGATCATTATTTTATCAAAGGAAACTAGAAAAAGCGGTCATGTATTTTGACAAAGCACTTGAAAACTCAGAAAATAGGATAAGTCTTTTAAACTTAATGGGTATATGCTATAAAGACTTAAACCGATTTGATGAAGCGATTAAATATTATGACATTGCGATTCGTGAAGATCCTAAAGACACAAAAGTTCTGTTTAATAAGGCATTGTGTTATATTGATATGAATGAATTTGCAAAGGCAAAAAAAATATGTCAAATGATAATAAAAATTGAACCAAACCATGAAAAAGCAAATAGAAAAATCCGCGAGCTCGATGCGAAAATGAAATAA
- a CDS encoding FAD-binding oxidoreductase, with amino-acid sequence MMKWWGWGDINKTFPIEDKPNLWPWIKKTISISENNKITEPVKREDIILSPANINDDFLNAVKQFLKIEQISSSEDDRLLHSYGKSYADLFYVRKGVVKKSPDIIIYPSSHDEVENIIKYAHQYNVCVIPFGGGTNIVGGVDPRDQTVTEKGPRCVVSLDMRNMNKLISIDPQSQTAVIQAGALGPKLEKDLSDKGWALGHFPDSFEYSTLGGWLATRSAGMQSDAYGKIEDMLVSLKMVTPTGTIVTRTTPASSAGPDINRLIVGSEGILGVITEATMRIHKSPEVKDYRGYLFPNFEKGVEAIRECIDKNWVPSMIRFQDEGETQLAFNLKSPKKGIESIVQKQLKRILSMTGYSRPCIMVVGFEGDAKQVQIIANEATKILKKHRAFSLGKGIGKTWSKDKFNVPYLRDFIMDYGVMVDVAETAAVWSKLLNVHKKTIEEINKYFKSHGDGSGYIGCHISHTYKTGACLYFTYAAKQIVGKEIEQYYGYKKLITDTFMKNGATLSHHHAVGYEHSPWMESEISQTGIKALKGVKNALDPKNILNPGKVFPVDEELRLGVFGIDAPEIVNQSKSRIKKRSGQTSRNLHEDSIG; translated from the coding sequence ATGATGAAATGGTGGGGCTGGGGTGATATTAATAAAACATTTCCAATTGAAGATAAACCAAATCTTTGGCCTTGGATAAAAAAAACAATTTCAATTTCAGAGAATAATAAAATCACTGAACCTGTTAAGAGAGAAGATATTATTCTGAGTCCTGCAAATATAAATGATGATTTTTTAAATGCTGTAAAACAATTTTTAAAAATAGAACAAATTAGTTCTTCTGAAGATGATCGATTGCTCCACTCATATGGAAAATCATATGCGGATCTCTTCTATGTGCGCAAAGGAGTCGTAAAAAAATCTCCTGATATTATTATATATCCATCTTCACATGATGAAGTTGAAAATATTATTAAATATGCACATCAATACAATGTGTGTGTCATTCCATTTGGTGGGGGAACAAATATTGTTGGTGGAGTGGATCCTCGTGATCAAACTGTGACTGAAAAAGGACCTCGCTGCGTTGTTTCCTTAGATATGCGGAATATGAATAAACTTATATCAATAGATCCACAATCGCAAACTGCTGTTATTCAGGCGGGTGCACTTGGTCCAAAGTTAGAAAAAGATTTATCTGACAAAGGATGGGCATTGGGACATTTTCCAGACTCTTTTGAATATTCGACTTTAGGTGGATGGCTTGCCACTCGCTCTGCAGGTATGCAATCCGATGCCTATGGAAAAATAGAAGATATGCTTGTTTCGTTAAAAATGGTCACTCCGACAGGAACTATCGTAACAAGAACCACTCCAGCTTCGAGTGCTGGTCCAGATATCAATCGACTTATTGTTGGGTCTGAAGGAATATTAGGTGTTATAACAGAAGCAACAATGCGCATACATAAATCACCAGAAGTTAAAGATTATCGTGGTTATCTTTTCCCAAATTTTGAAAAAGGTGTGGAAGCTATTAGGGAGTGCATCGATAAAAATTGGGTACCAAGTATGATTCGCTTTCAAGATGAAGGTGAAACTCAACTGGCATTTAATTTAAAATCACCAAAAAAAGGAATCGAATCGATTGTCCAAAAACAATTAAAACGAATATTATCTATGACGGGTTACAGTCGTCCTTGTATCATGGTCGTAGGTTTTGAAGGTGATGCAAAACAAGTTCAAATAATTGCTAACGAAGCAACAAAAATTCTTAAGAAACATAGGGCCTTCTCATTAGGAAAAGGGATTGGCAAAACATGGTCAAAAGATAAATTTAACGTTCCTTATTTGCGTGATTTTATTATGGATTACGGTGTAATGGTGGATGTGGCAGAAACAGCAGCAGTATGGTCAAAATTATTGAACGTGCATAAAAAAACAATTGAAGAAATAAATAAATATTTCAAATCACATGGAGACGGTTCTGGGTATATTGGCTGTCACATTTCACACACATATAAAACGGGCGCATGCCTTTATTTTACCTATGCTGCTAAGCAAATAGTTGGAAAAGAAATAGAGCAATATTATGGTTATAAGAAATTAATAACAGATACTTTTATGAAAAATGGGGCAACTCTCTCTCATCATCATGCCGTTGGTTATGAACATTCTCCGTGGATGGAAAGTGAAATTTCTCAAACAGGTATTAAAGCATTGAAAGGTGTGAAGAATGCTTTGGATCCCAAAAATATTTTAAATCCTGGAAAAGTTTTTCCAGTTGATGAAGAATTGCGTTTAGGCGTTTTTGGGATTGACGCCCCTGAAATTGTTAATCAAAGTAAGAGCCGAATTAAGAAAAGAAGTGGGCAGACGAGTCGCAATTTGCACGAAGATTCTATTGGTTAG
- a CDS encoding SDR family NAD(P)-dependent oxidoreductase — MKFMEIKSRTPRIIDTHRKPLAVITGATSGIGHSFAVKFAKEGYDLLLIARDTQRLNQIEYDLSNKYNTKVYVLTADLSKREAIIKIANYLKEEAIDVDVLINNAGFGVHGAFQETEINKELEMVDLQISTTLALTKIILPNMQKRKSGYILNVGSVYSFTPVPFQSVYGGCKSFLYSFSSSLAYETKKDGIKVTLLCPGITKTEFRVRSKVGRYAQNINNKLSQLNQKGMEPDLVAEQGYKALMRGDKICIPGLTNRIFVQIATRLPTSFLNSALTLINNFRGVNPKNA; from the coding sequence ATGAAATTTATGGAAATCAAAAGCAGAACACCACGCATAATTGACACACACAGAAAACCCTTAGCCGTTATAACAGGAGCAACGAGTGGTATAGGACATTCATTTGCTGTCAAGTTTGCAAAAGAGGGTTATGATTTATTACTAATTGCTCGTGACACACAAAGATTAAATCAAATAGAGTATGACCTATCAAATAAATATAATACCAAAGTATATGTTTTAACTGCAGATCTCTCAAAAAGAGAGGCTATCATTAAAATAGCAAATTATTTAAAAGAAGAAGCCATTGATGTTGATGTACTCATAAACAATGCAGGATTTGGCGTACATGGAGCTTTTCAAGAAACTGAAATAAATAAAGAGCTTGAAATGGTTGATCTACAAATTAGCACCACACTTGCTCTGACAAAAATAATTTTACCGAACATGCAAAAAAGAAAATCTGGATATATATTAAATGTAGGGTCTGTTTATTCATTCACTCCAGTTCCATTTCAATCCGTTTATGGTGGATGCAAATCATTTTTATATTCATTTTCATCTTCTCTCGCATATGAGACTAAAAAAGACGGAATTAAAGTAACTTTATTATGCCCCGGAATCACAAAGACTGAATTTAGAGTGAGATCAAAAGTCGGGCGCTATGCACAAAATATTAATAACAAATTGAGCCAACTCAATCAAAAAGGGATGGAGCCTGACCTAGTTGCAGAACAAGGTTACAAAGCTCTTATGCGAGGAGACAAAATTTGTATACCAGGTCTAACCAATAGAATCTTCGTGCAAATTGCGACTCGTCTGCCCACTTCTTTTCTTAATTCGGCTCTTACTTTGATTAACAATTTCAGGGGCGTCAATCCCAAAAACGCCTAA
- a CDS encoding lysophospholipid acyltransferase family protein translates to MTENQSSKAPSEVIRLKDSNSSIFVKYTVERLKFQRIINFLVLMPFCGGIILIFKYIMRYKIHEMKTIRKQFKEITKSNNPIIICSNHLTFIDSCLIIWALAPLIWYQFHFNYFSWNLPAGDFFGKKKRYRLIALLCKCIFIHRDASPIHHNEILDICKKLLIKGEIVTIFPEGKRSRTGNFDPNQLTYGVGKIIQCVPKCRVLCVYIRGDKQESYSNYPIKGSNFYMKMEVITPQTALTGKEGCSEIVNQIAQTIKKQEELYFSKHKSGVIKRNEIYGNQKQNTTHN, encoded by the coding sequence ATGACTGAAAATCAAAGTTCGAAAGCTCCTAGTGAAGTTATTCGTTTGAAAGATTCCAACTCTTCAATTTTCGTAAAATATACTGTTGAGCGATTGAAATTTCAACGAATCATCAATTTCCTTGTTCTTATGCCATTTTGTGGCGGAATCATTCTCATATTTAAATATATTATGCGCTATAAGATACATGAAATGAAGACTATTCGTAAACAATTTAAAGAAATAACAAAAAGTAACAATCCAATTATAATATGTTCAAATCACCTTACTTTTATAGATTCTTGCCTTATCATTTGGGCATTGGCCCCACTCATTTGGTATCAATTTCATTTTAATTATTTTTCATGGAATTTACCTGCTGGAGATTTTTTTGGAAAAAAGAAACGCTACCGTTTGATTGCATTACTTTGTAAATGTATTTTTATTCACCGAGATGCCTCACCGATTCATCACAATGAAATATTAGATATTTGCAAAAAACTTCTGATTAAAGGAGAAATTGTTACTATTTTTCCTGAAGGGAAAAGAAGTAGAACTGGAAATTTTGATCCAAATCAGTTGACTTATGGTGTGGGGAAAATTATTCAATGCGTCCCCAAATGTCGAGTTCTCTGCGTTTATATTAGAGGAGATAAACAAGAGAGCTATTCAAATTACCCGATTAAGGGCTCAAATTTTTATATGAAAATGGAAGTTATAACACCACAAACAGCATTAACAGGAAAAGAGGGCTGTAGTGAAATTGTAAATCAAATAGCTCAGACAATTAAAAAGCAAGAAGAACTTTATTTTTCAAAACATAAATCAGGAGTTATTAAACGCAATGAAATTTATGGAAATCAAAAGCAGAACACCACGCATAATTGA
- a CDS encoding ParB/Srx family N-terminal domain-containing protein → MNMKAKGLILLYISGASSLGAISCTVPTSHVIQKLHSTHTECVDSVTNQVITYPKCSNTSEPGEICSIAFADIRPTQFTYGDSYVLDIKQRFIGKPAKAQEFLCEKPPSLVIGPKKAEGFYLTDGHHRMKLVEKLMKEESNIFTILVQVDKNIYLSNPNMEQAAFWDEMLKNNDVYLKDKGIFRSPKELPKRIFEVKNDPFRSLAGFIADDKSKFCFDTSLPSYGNFAEFYWGDYFREIKGFEHYTDEKNYQSVKERIQNYRLPGSDKIVNICKVSAAEKLPGYIKD, encoded by the coding sequence ATGAATATGAAGGCAAAAGGCTTGATTTTATTATATATTTCAGGGGCGAGCTCATTAGGAGCAATAAGTTGTACTGTGCCGACAAGCCATGTCATACAAAAATTACATTCAACACACACAGAGTGTGTTGATTCTGTAACTAACCAAGTAATCACATATCCAAAATGTTCTAATACTTCAGAACCTGGGGAAATCTGTTCTATTGCGTTTGCGGACATTCGTCCGACCCAGTTTACTTACGGTGATTCGTATGTCTTGGACATAAAACAGCGATTTATCGGTAAACCAGCTAAAGCACAAGAGTTTTTATGTGAAAAACCCCCTAGTTTGGTCATTGGCCCGAAAAAAGCTGAAGGTTTCTATTTGACCGATGGTCATCATAGAATGAAACTCGTCGAAAAACTTATGAAAGAAGAATCCAATATATTTACTATCTTAGTGCAGGTTGATAAAAATATTTACCTCAGCAATCCTAATATGGAGCAAGCAGCATTCTGGGATGAAATGTTGAAAAACAATGACGTTTATCTCAAAGATAAAGGAATATTTCGCAGTCCAAAAGAATTGCCAAAAAGAATTTTTGAAGTAAAAAATGACCCCTTCCGTTCTTTAGCTGGATTTATAGCTGATGACAAATCAAAATTCTGCTTCGACACATCATTGCCTTCTTATGGTAATTTTGCTGAGTTTTATTGGGGGGATTATTTTAGAGAAATTAAAGGATTTGAACATTATACTGATGAGAAAAATTATCAGTCTGTAAAGGAAAGAATTCAAAATTATCGTTTGCCAGGATCTGATAAAATCGTAAATATATGTAAAGTTTCTGCAGCAGAGAAACTTCCTGGATATATCAAAGATTAA
- a CDS encoding fatty acyl-CoA reductase, protein MKISDLSIQESFGGKTVLLIGGSGFIGKVWLSMLVDFIPDIKKIYILVRPNKGKEGNLRFSEIYAKSPAFVKLHQKFGNNIESLKNIEAITGDICSVKLGLNKAVLAKLIEDTDLVVNFAADLRFSAPLDQMLQTNSGGVLNIAEFILSTKKAKLLHVSTCYVAGMADGLVSEKLSKNISPNGARFSAQDEYNWGMQESLGARSRSATDKELKLIGTLRAERLGWPNTYTYTKALGEILLSEKLPRDRLCIFRPSIVESAEKYPFPGWNEDFNGTAPFIQMLSSRYRLLVAKPNHNLDIIPVDYVARGLTIAGSALLSHKHLEIYHSSTSALNPLSVALATDYICQYYKTFERKRLDGILFPYPKIKFISPKHIFSGPSLTKIEKTFSFFIDKMKLEKNSSYMLSRFGISNKLEIIKRKAKSIDVIMNVYKPFIYDYNYTFKSENLMAHRVAEKEFAYNPTEINWDRYWREIHIPGLNRWCLSQMKSLSTKKKELT, encoded by the coding sequence ATGAAGATATCTGATCTCTCCATTCAAGAAAGCTTTGGAGGTAAAACTGTACTTCTCATAGGAGGGAGTGGATTTATCGGTAAGGTTTGGCTTTCCATGCTTGTCGATTTCATTCCTGATATAAAAAAAATATACATTTTAGTGCGCCCCAATAAAGGCAAAGAAGGCAATCTACGATTTAGTGAAATTTATGCTAAAAGTCCCGCTTTTGTTAAATTACATCAAAAATTTGGTAATAATATTGAGAGCCTTAAAAATATTGAAGCCATAACAGGTGATATTTGTTCAGTAAAACTTGGACTCAACAAAGCTGTATTAGCAAAATTAATAGAAGATACAGATCTCGTAGTAAATTTCGCAGCTGATTTAAGATTTTCAGCCCCTCTCGATCAAATGTTACAAACAAACTCAGGAGGGGTGCTCAATATAGCTGAATTTATTTTATCAACTAAAAAAGCTAAATTATTGCACGTTTCAACCTGTTACGTTGCAGGAATGGCAGATGGATTGGTTTCTGAAAAATTATCTAAGAATATTTCTCCAAATGGAGCAAGATTCTCTGCACAAGATGAGTACAATTGGGGGATGCAAGAATCCCTAGGAGCACGTTCAAGAAGTGCAACAGATAAAGAATTAAAATTAATTGGCACCTTAAGAGCAGAGCGATTGGGATGGCCGAATACCTACACATATACCAAAGCTCTTGGTGAAATTCTTTTATCTGAAAAATTACCTCGCGATCGCCTTTGTATTTTCCGACCCAGTATTGTTGAATCAGCAGAAAAATATCCTTTTCCTGGATGGAACGAAGATTTTAATGGAACAGCACCTTTTATCCAAATGTTAAGTTCTAGATATCGCCTTTTAGTAGCTAAGCCAAATCATAATTTAGATATAATTCCAGTTGATTATGTTGCAAGAGGTTTAACAATCGCAGGTTCAGCACTTTTGAGTCACAAACATTTAGAAATATATCATAGTTCTACTTCTGCATTAAATCCTTTATCAGTTGCATTGGCAACTGATTATATTTGTCAATATTATAAGACATTTGAAAGAAAAAGATTAGATGGAATTTTATTTCCATACCCAAAAATAAAATTTATTTCTCCTAAACATATTTTTTCTGGTCCGAGTCTGACTAAGATAGAAAAAACATTTTCTTTCTTTATTGATAAAATGAAATTAGAAAAGAATTCATCTTATATGCTTTCAAGATTTGGAATTAGTAATAAACTCGAAATTATAAAAAGAAAAGCAAAAAGCATAGATGTTATAATGAATGTCTATAAACCTTTTATTTACGACTATAATTATACTTTCAAATCAGAAAACTTAATGGCACACCGTGTGGCTGAAAAAGAGTTTGCATATAATCCAACTGAAATAAATTGGGATAGATATTGGAGAGAAATACATATACCTGGTCTAAATAGGTGGTGTCTTTCTCAAATGAAGTCTCTTTCAACTAAAAAGAAAGAACTCACTTAA